A genomic stretch from Raphanus sativus cultivar WK10039 unplaced genomic scaffold, ASM80110v3 Scaffold0909, whole genome shotgun sequence includes:
- the LOC108811440 gene encoding sugar transporter ERD6-like 8, with amino-acid sequence MARREDDMEKMKDKSEPLLLPENGCDVSEEEGASWMVCLSTFIAVCGSYEFGTCVGYSAPTQFGIMEELNLSYSQFSVFGSILNVGAVLGAITSGKISDFIGRKGAMRLSSVISAIGWMIIYFAKGDIPLDFGRFLTGYGCGTLSYVVPVFIAEISPRKLRGALATLNQLFLVIGLASMFLIGAVVNWRALALTGVAPCVILFFGTWFIPESPRWLEMVGRHHEFEMALQKLRGSNANIAREADEIKEYLATIAHLPKTTLRDLIDKRNIRFVIVGVGLMFFQQFVGINGVIFYAQQIFVSAGASPTLGSILYSIEQVILTALGATLLIDRLGRRPLLMASAVGMLIGCLLIGNSFLLKAHGLAVDIIPALAVSGVLVYIGSFSIGMGAIPWVIMSEIFPINLKGTAGGLVTVVNWLSSWFVSLTFNFLMIWSPHGAFYVYGGVCVLAIIFIAKLVPETKGKTLEEIQAMMM; translated from the exons ATGGCAAGAAGAGAAGACGATATGGAGAAAATGAAAGACAAATCTGAGCCTTTGCTGCTTCCGGAGAATGGATGCGATGTCTCAGAAGAAGAAGGAGCCTCGTGGATGGTTTGTCTAAGCACATTCATTGCCGTTTGTGGTTCCTACGAGTTTGGAACCTGC gTGGGGTATTCCGCTCCAACCCAGTTCGGGATTATGGAAGAACTTAATTTATCATATTCCCAG ttttcagTTTTTGGATCTATATTGAATGTGGGAGCAGTTCTTGGCGCTATAACATCGGGAAAGATCTCTGATTTCATCGGTCGGAAGGGG GCCATGAGGTTGTCTTCAGTGATCTCTGCCATCGGCTGGATGATAATTTACTTCGCCAAG GGTGACATACCATTGGACTTCGGTAGATTTCTCACGGGTTATGGTTGCGGTACCCTTTCGTATGTG GTTCCGGTTTTCATCGCCGAAATTAGTCCGAGAAAACTACGAGGAGCATTAGCTACGCTTAACCAG CTTTTTTTAGTAATCGGATTGGCTTCCATGTTCCTCATAGGGGCCGTCGTAAACTGGAGAGCTCTTGCACTAACCG GAGTTGCACCGTGTGTGATTCTATTCTTTGGGACTTGGTTCATTCCCGAATCACCTAGATGGCTG GAAATGGTTGGACGCCACCACGAATTCGAAATGGCATTGCAAAAACTGAGGGGTTCTAACGCCAATATTGCAAGAGAAGCCGATGAAATCAAA GAGTACTTAGCGACTATAGCTCACCTTCCGAAAACCACACTACGAGACCTTATTGACAAAAGGAACATACGTTTTGTGATC GTTGGAGTTGGTTTAATGTTTTTCCAACAATTCGTTGGAATAAATGGGGTTATCTTCTATGCACAGCAAATTTTTGTATCAGCAG GAGCATCCCCAACTCTTGGAAGCATTCTATACTCGATCGAACAAGTCATTCTTACAGCACTGGGTGCAACGTTACTAATTGATCGGCTTGGACGAAGACCACTTCTTATG GCTTCAGCTGTTGGGATGCTGATTGGATGTTTGCTCATCGGAAATTCATTTCTTCTAAAG GCCCATGGTTTAGCAGTTGATATCATTCCAGCTCTAGCAGTTAGCGGTGTCTTG GTTTATATCGGTTCATTTTCGATTGGAATGGGTGCAATCCCATGGGTTATAATGTCGGAG ATATTCCCAATAAATTTAAAAGGAACTGCTGGAGGGCTTGTTACGGTTGTAAATTGGCTTAGTTCATGGTTTGTCTCCTTAACGTTCAACTTTCTCATGATCTGGAGCCCTCATG GTGCATTTTATGTCTATGGTGGGGTATGTGTATTGGCCATTATCTTCATAGCAAAACTCGTTCCTGAAACCAAAGGCAAAACCTTGGAAGAGATTCAAGCAATGATGATGTAA
- the LOC108811439 gene encoding probable polygalacturonase: MVEPLPPITRRRFIAVFWIAAFASLSIWQFGGGDREGTSGGGLSSVFRWKTTTAAASGGFPLVRPVSFNLTDFGAVGDGVTINTEAFERAVSAISKLSKKGGGQLYVPPGRWLTAPFNLTSFMTLFLDQDAEILAVQDESLWPLLPPLPSYGYGREHPGPRYGSFIHGQYLKDVVLTGNNGSINGQGQSWWKKYRSKLLNHTRGPLVQIMWSSDVVFANITLRDSPFWTLHPYDCKNVTITNMTILAPVIEAPNTDGIDPDSCEDMIIENSYISVGDDGIAIKSGWDQYGTTYGRPSKNILIRNLTIRSNVSAGISIGSEMSGGVSNITVENILIWSSRRGVRIKTAPGRGGYVRDITFRNVTFDELRVGVVIKTDYNEHPDGGFDPRAFPVLENIIYTGIYGQGVRVPVRIQGSKEIPVRNVTFRDMSVGVTYKKKHVFQCSYVQGRVIGTVFPAPCENLDRYDEQEQLVKQSDSHNVTDIDYEI; the protein is encoded by the exons ATGGTGGAACCACTCCCCCCGATCACGAGGAGGCGTTTCATCGCCGTTTTCTGGATCGCCGCTTTCGCTTCCCTCTCCATCTGGCAATTCGGCGGCGGCGACAGAGAAGGAACCTCAGGTGGTGGTCTCTCCTCTGTTTTCCGGTGGAAGACGACGACGGCCGCAGCTTCCGGTGGATTCCCTCTGGTTAGACCGGTTTCGTTTAATCTGACGGACTTCGGAGCAGTGGGAGACGGTGTAACGATCAACACAGAGGCCTTCGAGAGAGCTGTCTCTGCGATCTCGAAGCTTTCTAAAAAAGGAGGTGGACAGCTTTACGTGCCACCTGGCAGGTGGCTAACTGCTCCGTTTAATCTCACCAGCTTCATGACTCTTTTCTTGGACCAGGACGCTGAGATCCTTGCCGTCCAG GATGAAAGTTTATGGCCTCTGCTTCCTCCTTTACCTTCATACGGTTACGGAAGAGAGCATCCTGGACCTCGTTACGGAAGTTTCATTCACGGACAGTATCTCAAAGATGTCGTCCTCACAGGGAATAACGGTAGCATCAACGGGCAGGGGCAATCTTGGTGGAAGAAGTATCGCTCAAAGCTTCTAAACCACACAAGAGGACCACTGGTTCAGATCATGTGGTCAAGCGACGTCGTTTTCGCCAACATCACTCTGCGCGACTCTCCCTTTTGGACGCTTCACCCATACGACTGCAAAAACGTTACGATCACTAACATGACCATTCTGGCACCTGTGATCGAAGCCCCAAACACTGATGGCATCGATCCTG ATTCATGTGAGGACATGATCATTGAGAACTCTTACATCAGCGTTGGTGACGATGGAATCGCAATAAAGAGCGGTTGGGACCAGTACGGAACTACTTACGGACGTCCTTCTAAGAACATACTCATTCGCAACCTCACCATCCGCTCCAATGTTAG TGCTGGTATATCAATAGGAAGCGAGATGTCAGGTGGCGTCTCAAACATCACCGTCGAGAACATTCTGATATGGAGCTCACGGCGCGGAGTTCGGATCAAAACTGCACCGGGGAGAGGCGGGTACGTACGCGATATAACGTTCAGAAACGTCACGTTCGATGAGCTGAGAGTTGGGGTTGTGATAAAAACTGACTACAACGAGCATCCGGACGGTGGATTCGACCCTCGAGCGTTCCCGGTGCTCGAGAACATTATCTACACGGGGATATACGGTCAGGGAGTGCGCGTGCCGGTGCGTATCCAAGGAAGCAAAGAGATTCCGGTTAGAAACGTAACGTTCAGGGACATGTCGGTGGGGGTAACTTACAAGAAGAAGCATGTATTCCAGTGTTCTTACGTGCAAGGGCGTGTGATAGGGACCGTCTTCCCTGCTCCGTGTGAGAATCTTGATCGGTATGACGAGCAGGAACAGCTGGTGAAGCAGTCTGATTCCCACAATGTAACAGATATAGATTACGAGATATGA